The following are from one region of the Lytechinus variegatus isolate NC3 chromosome 4, Lvar_3.0, whole genome shotgun sequence genome:
- the LOC121414399 gene encoding protein D3-like: MESYREHDVVPHVLDAPPPAILKVEWDKDVKCMLGNELTPTQVQKQPSVLEWEAEDGALYTILFTDPDSPSRTDPDRVEVVHWLVFNIPGCDVSKGLVHAEYIESGPREETGFHRYVYLVYKQSSEITPHDAYRRRSPERRKPWDTRSFAMEYGLGTPIAGNFYIAQYDDYVPRFRAELLAAAANQ; encoded by the exons ATGGAGAGCTACAGGGAACACGATGTTGTCCCTCACGTATTGGATGCGCCACCACCCGCCATCTTGAAAGTGGAATGGGACAAGGATGTCAAATGCATGCTGGGTAATGAACTAACTCCCACACAG GTGCAAAAGCAACCGTCTGTCCTCGAGTGGGAAGCGGAGGATGGCGCCCTCTATACGATCCTCTTCACCGATCCCGATTCGCCTTCTCGAACCGATCCGGACCGCGTTGAGGTTGTCCACTGGTTGGTGTTCAATATACCCGGTTGTGACGTCAGCAAAGGTCTCGTCCACGCGGAATACATTGAATCGGGTCCGAGAGAGGAGACGG GCTTCCACAGGTATGTTTACCTAGTGTACAAGCAGTCTTCGGAAATCACCCCACACGATGCGTACCGCCGACGAAGCCCAGAGAGGCGCAAGCCATGGGACACCCGAAGTTTCGCCATGGAATACGGACTGGGGACGCCCATCGCTGGAAACTTCTACATCGCGCAATATGACGATTACGTGCCGAGGTTCCGCGCAGAGTTGTTAGCCGCTGCGGCAAACCAGTAG